Proteins from one Aspergillus nidulans FGSC A4 chromosome VIII genomic window:
- a CDS encoding uncharacterized protein (transcript_id=CADANIAT00001358), with protein sequence MPPRPVRLSTSSLRTRGFRPVRAGIPLRSISVIISQTPKPNFLSTPLVTSFRSTAITSHRQFSSTPLSSAPASSTSGRSQADLIVEELQELYEEATDEFEIATESTDSSTIYAASDRESARDALNNLIVAYELYTSPSLAAEKKDEQGQDQGQQQEQEDEGRLVKLEFDPAELSEEVREEVRKRVGQRVRELKSAVEALEGRAHD encoded by the exons atgCCTCCTCGACCAGTGAGACTTTCAACATCTTCCCTCAGAACCCGGGGATTTCGCCCTGTCCGCGCAGGGATACCTCTCCGCTCCATTTCTGTCATTATCTCGCAGACGCCGAAGCCCAATTTCCTTTCAACGCCTCTTGTCACTTCATTTAGAAGCACTGCCATTACCTCTCATCGACAATTCTCCTCAACACCTCTTTCGTCCGCTCCCGCAAGTTCCACTTCCGGCAGATCCCAAGCGGACCTCATCGTTGAAGAACTACAAGAGCT CTACGAAGAAGCAACCGACGAATTCGAAATTGCCACCGAATCCACCGATTCATCCACCATATACGCTGCCTCAGACCGCGAGTCCGCTCGCGACGCCCTAAATAACCTCATTGTCGCCTACGAGCTGTACACATCTCCGAGCTTGGCGGCTGAGAAAAAGGATGAGCAAGGACAGGATCaagggcagcagcaagagcaagaagacgagggaAGGCTCGTAAAGCTGGAGTTTGATCCTGCCGAGTTGAGTGAAGAGGTTAGGgaggaggtgaggaagagggttGGGCAGAGGGTTAGGGAACTGAAGAGTGCAGTTGAGGCGTTGGAGGGGAGGGCTCATGATTGA
- a CDS encoding adenosylhomocysteinase (transcript_id=CADANIAT00001360), with amino-acid sequence MAAPAQKFKVADISLAAFGRREIELAEIEMPGLMAIRAKYGPAQPLKGARIAGCLHMTIQTAVLIETLTALGAEVTWTSCNIFSTQDHAAAAIAAAGVPVFAWKGETEEEYNWCLEQQLSAFKDGQKLNLILDDGGDLTSLVHTKYPEQLQGCYGLSEETTTGVHHLYRMLKEGKLLVPAINVNDSVTKSKFDNLYGCRESLIDGIKRATDVMIAGKVAVVAGFGDVGKGCAQALHTMGARVLVTEIDPINALQAAVQGYEVVTMEEAAPLGQIFVTTTGCRDILVGKHFEVMRNDAIVCNIGHFDIEIDVAWLKANAKSVQNIKPQVDRYLMPNGRHIILLAEGRLVNLGCATGHSSFVMSCSFSNQVLAQIALFKAEDKDFGQKYPEFGTSGKKPVGVYVLPKILDEQVAYLHLSHVNAKLSTLTPVQAEYLGLDAKGPYKADHYRY; translated from the exons ATGGCTGCCCCCGCTCAGAAATTCAAGGTCGCCGACATC TCTCTGGCCGCCTTCGGCCGCCGTGAGATTGAGCTCGCTGAAATTGAGATGCCCGGTCTCATGGCTATCCGTGCCAAGTACGGTCCCGCCCAGCCTCTGAAGGGTGCCCGCATTGCCGGTTGTCTTCACATGA CCATTCAGACTGCCGTCCTCATTGAGACTCTCACTGCTCTCGGTGCTGAGGTCACCTGGACTTCCTGCAACATCTTCTCCACCCAGGACCacgccgctgctgccatcGCTGCCGCCGGTGTCCCTGT CTTCGCCTGGAAGGGTGAGACCGAGGAAGAGTACAACTGGTGCTTGGAGCAGCAGCTCTCCGCCTTCAAGGATGGCCAGAAGCTCAACCTCATTCTCGACGACGGTGGTGACCTGACCTCCCTTGTCCACACCAAGTACCCCGAACAGCTCCAGGGCTGCTACGGTCTTTCTGAGGAGACCACTACCGGTGTCCACCACCTCTACCGCATGCTCAAGGAGGGCAAGCTCCTCGTTCCCGCCATCAACGTCAACGACTCCGTTACCAAGTCCAAGTTCGACAACCTGTACGGCTGCCGTGAGTCTCTTATCGACGGTATTAAGCGTGCTACCGATGTCATGATTGCCGGTAAGgtcgctgtcgttgccgGTTTCGGTGACGTCGGTAAGGGTTGTGCCCAGGCCCTGCACACCATGGGTGCTCGCGTCCTCGTTACTGAGATCGACCCCATCAACGCCCTCCAGGCCGCTGTCCAGGGCTACGAGGTCGTCACCATGGAGGAGGCTGCTCCTCTCGGTCAGATCTTCGTCACCACCACCGGTTGCCGTGACATTCTGGTTGGCAAGCACTTCGAGGTCATGCGCAACGATGCCATTGTTTGCA ACATCGGCCACTTCGACATTGAGATCGATGTTGCTTGGCTCAAGGCCAACGCCAAGTCCGTTCAGAACATCAAGCCCCAAGTCGACCGCTACCTGATGCCCAACGGCCGTCACattatcctcctcgctgaGGGTCGTCTTGTCAACCTTGGCTGTGCTACCGGCCACTCTTCCTTCGTCATGTCCTGCTCTTTCTCCAACCAGGTCCTTGCTCAGATTGCTCTGTTCAAggccgaggacaaggacTTCGGCCAGAAGTACCCCGAGTTCGGTACCTCCGGCAAGAAGCCCGTTGGCGTCTACGTCCTGCCCAAGATTCTCGACGAGCAGGTTGCCTACCTCCACCTCTCCCACGTCAACGCCAAGCTCTCTACTCTCACTCCTGTCCAGGCTGAGTACCTTGGCCTGGATGCTAAGGGCCCTTACAAGGCTGACCACTACCGCTACTAA
- a CDS encoding uncharacterized protein (transcript_id=CADANIAT00001362) — translation MTAASVTTAALVATDGGPTLPQAQLSAIPEPPAMPTAVGAPTGFHVEFQSAPVLNPLEDEPSKAQGNLLIESPYITREHLLDLSTLDTQNRLLAQALTTLTPVRPDYATAPYTESFNWDFVFLKFYSLAAKEGYSLSRQSFYVVVFRSVLQANADGDRLLLLDERSHAEAVSSGGLLKYWFGVKNGRRENLATCLWRNREDARAGGTGPWHAQARAAAREMYEKIEFTTLELVVGEKAGEWEFREWKH, via the exons ATGACCGCCGCATCTGTAACGACAGCTGCACTAGTGGCCACAGATGGCGGGCCAACCCTGCCTCAAGCTCAGCTGAGTGCTATACCAGAGCCACCGGCGATGCCCACAGCCGTAGGGGCACCTACAGGGTTTCACGTCGAGTTCCAGTCCGCACCTGTCCTCAACCCCCTAGAAGACGAACCCAGCAAAGCCCAAGGGAATCTCCTCATAGAATCCCCCTACATAACCCGCGAGCACCTCCTCGACCTTTCAACTCTCGACACACAGAACCGCCTCCTCGCGCAAGCCCTAACAACGCTCACCCCAGTGCGCCCGGACTACGCCACAGCGCCATACACGGAATCCTTCAATTGGGACTTCGTTTTTCTGAAATTTTACAGCCTCGCTGCAAAAGAGGGCTATTCGTTGTCGCGGCAGAGTTTCTATGTCGTCGTGTTCCGGTCCGTACTTCAAGCGAATGCAGATGGGGATCGCCTACTTTTGCTGGATGAGCGATCCCATGCGGAAGCTGTGAGTAGTGGCGGGCTTCTGAAGTATTGGTTTGGGGTCAAGAatgggaggagggagaatCTTGCTACTT GTTTATGGAGAAATCGAGAAGACGCAAGAGCAGGCGGTACTGGCCCCTGGCATGCGCAGGCGCGTGCAGCTGCGAGGGAGATGTATGAGAAGATTGAGTTTACAACATTGGAGCTTGTTGTGGGTGAAaaagctggggaatgggagTTTCGAGAGTGGAAGCATTGA
- a CDS encoding SDR family NAD(P)-dependent oxidoreductase (transcript_id=CADANIAT00001359) produces MSRPLEGKFGIVTGGSRGIGEAIAKNLASKGCSLLLNFTSESSRSRTEELCKQLSTAHSIRCVSVQADLSKPEEAVSRILTAASEQFPNTTIDILINNAGVSADRTLNDTEKGPIDADYFNWHYNINVLAPLLLTQAIAPHLPNNRTGRIVNISSVSSSLGFIGQSAYGGTKAALEAMTRTWARELADRATVNAVNPGPVSGDMYFNTGEGFWKQIQGFQDGTPLSKLVDDVDRDPVLKEIGLSDEQKRLVREKMGGRRPAFTEEVAGVVGMLCTADGGWCTGSVVCANGGMKFTV; encoded by the exons ATGTCTCGCCCATTGGAAGGAAAGTTCGGCATCGTCACCGGTGGCTCCCGGG GCATCGGCGAAGCTATTGCCAAAAATCTCGCCAGCAAAGGCTGCTCTCTCCTCTTAAACTTTACCTCTGAGTCGTCGCGCTCCCGAACTGAAGAACTCTGCAAACAACTTTCAACCGCTCACTCTATCCGCTGCGTCTCCGTACAAGCCGACCTCTCTAAACCTGAGGAGGCCGTCTCCAGAATCCTAACTGCAGCATCCGAGCAATTCCCAAACACCACGATCGACATTCTCATCAACAATGCCGGCGTCTCTGCGGACCGAACATTGAATGATACGGAGAAAGGTCCCATTGACGCGGACTACTTCAACTGGCACTACAACATCAACGTTCTTGCCCCGCTTTTACTTACCCAAGCCATTGCGCCGCACCTCCCAAACAACCGCACTGGCCGCATAGTGAACatctcctccgtctcctcgAGTCTTGGGTTCATCGGGCAAAGCGCGTATGGCGGCACAAAGGCCGCCCTGGAAGCAATGACAAGGACATGGGCGCGTGAACTCGCAGACCGTGCCACTGTTAATGCCGTGAACCCCGGCCCTGTTAGCGGCGACATGTACTTCAACACTGGCGAGGGGTTCTGGAAGCAGATCCAGGGGTTTCAGGATGGGACGCCGTTGAGTAAacttgttgatgatgttgatcgGGACCCTGTGCTCAAGGAGATAGGGTTGAGTGATGAGCAGAAACGTTTGGTTAGAGAGAAGATGGGGGGGCGGAGGCCCGCGTTTACGGAGGAGGTTGCGGGGGTGGTGGGGATGCTTTGTACAGCTGATGGGGGGTGGTGTACTGGGAGCGTGGTTTGCGCGAATGGGGGGATGAAATTCACTGTTTAG
- a CDS encoding protein zapA (transcript_id=CADANIAT00001357), with protein MPQASPSESGCCFCPLSPSHQRPRRLSLHTKEIDAFLLLSCSFIEHSSKSGSDSSPKNPGKMATHTRKDDFCLECHWESFHLDGKSSEDSSVAPASDYCPDKEHNASESHVDGACCDTDNCSITCPSVCDGFVDCHDDDHQDPCSASRCEEPHCHDPAPICFDEHCFDLNHSPQVADHSVESLFGLGIPMSSDKNDFTLPLEQCQAEETSRAAEHAAAEVNAHMCAGIFFNPDSIAITPCHPPHSYHHDPHSAGISHIPSAQNMLPPSLPMQNDTNPSDVFHMLGMCPDYSNHFHVHEASNCPENLDSGATSNSFTCLHLDEDSINSLMKNPIYTSNNLPAKGPCRSNHRCRTHYLAHAHHYSPYARHSRSSFSSQTLPSPGETPPPLDGGISSVITSPDFPPADGEIHVCKWVSNSHGVKASCGDTFSSPCALQEHLVSQHMGPVNGAKGTGYYCCWEGCGRPGEPFSQKSKLQGHFLTHSNYKNFRCSVCGKLFARQATLERHERSHRGEKPYKCTVCGKSFTDSSELKTHSRTHTGEKPFKCTFPGCTFQTGDSSNMSSHRLTHGERRHKCVHPGCNKSFTRPDQLKRHMRSTHKTELQIPTPLLGSTSPTDSQLALQATFGMA; from the exons ATGCCTCAGGCCAGCCCATCTGAGTctggctgctgcttctgccccCTCTCCCCCTCCCACCAGCGCCCACGCCGATTGTCATTG CACACAAAGGAGATAGATGcttttctgctgctgtcgtGCTCGTTTATAGAGCATTCGTCAAAGTCGGGTTCCGACTCCTCGCCCAAAAATCCAGGCAAGATGGCTACCCACACCCGAAAAGACGACTTCTGCCTCGAATGCCACTGGGAGTCCTTCCATCTAGACGGGAAAAGCTCGGAAGATTCGTCCGTGGCCCCTGCGTCCGACTACTGCCCTGATAAAGAGCATAATGCCTCGGAGTCCCATGTCGACGGCGCTTGCTGCGACACCGACAACTGCTCTATTACTTGTCCCTCTGTTTGCGACGGCTTCGTTGACTGCCACGACGACGACCATCAAGATCCCTGCTCCGCGTCTCGATGTGAGGAGCCGCATTGTCATGATCCTGCCCCCATCTGTTTTGATGAGCACTGCTTTGATCTGAACCATAGTCCTCAGGTCGCAGACCACTCAGTAGAGTCTCTGTTTGGGCTTGGAATACCTATGTCTTCCGACAAGAACGACTTCACACTCCCTCTAGAGCAGTGTCAAGCTGAAGAGACGTCCAGAGCAGCTGAgcatgctgcagcagaagTGAATGCTCACATGTGCGCTGGCATCTTTTTCAATCCAGATTCAATAGCAATCACCCCctgccatcctcctcacaGCTACCATCATGACCCTCACTCCGCTGGCATCTCGCATATCCCGTCAGCCCAGAACATGCTCCCGCCGTCTTTACCGATGCAAAACGATACCAACCCTTCCGATGTCTTCCATATGCTTGGGATGTGTCCCGATTACTCGAACCACTTCCACGTCCATGAAGCGTCAAACTGCCCAGAGAATTTAGACAGCGGCGCCACGTCAAACTCCTTTACTTgcctccatctcgacgaAGACAGTATCAACAGTCTAATGAAAAACCCTATCTACACAAGCAACAATCTTCCTGCAAAAGGACCTTGCCGGTCGAACCATCGTTGCCGAACTCACTACCTCGCACACGCTCATCACTACTCTCCTTACGCCCGTCACTCCCGATCAAGCTTCAGTTCACAGACACTCCCTAGCCCTGGTGAAACACCACCTCCGTTAGACGGTGGTATATCCTCGGTAATAACTAGCCCAGACTTTCCCCCGGCAGACGGCGAGATCCATGTCTGCAAATGGGTTTCAAATTCCCATGGAGTCAAAGCCAGCTGTGGCGATACCTTCTCGAGTCCTTGTGCTCTTCAAGAGCACCTCGTTTCGCAGCACATGGGTCCTGTCAATGGCGCCAAGGGAACTGGAtactactgctgctgggaaggctGCGGCCGGCCTGGGGAACCGTTTTCGCAAAAGTCAAAACTACAGGGCCACTTCCTTACGCACAGCAATT ACAAAAATTTTCGATGCTCGGTCTGCGGAAAACTCTTCGCTCGGCAAGCGACTCTCGAGCGCCACGAACGAAGCCATCGCGGCGAGAAGCCATACAAATGTACAGTATGTGGCAAGTCATTTACAGACAGCAGTGAATTAA AAACCCATTCACGAACTCATACTGGCGAGAAGCCCTTCAAGTGCACCTTTCCTGGATGCACCTTCCAGACCGGCGAT TCTTCAAATATGTCCAGTCACAGGCTTA CTCACGGCGAACGGAGACACAAATGCGTCCACCCCGGATGTAACAAGAGCTTCACTCGGCCTG ACCAACTCAAACGACACATGCGCTCGACACACAAAACAGAACTCCAGATTCCCACCCCACTTCTTGGGTCCACGTCTCCAACAGACAGCCAACTCGCACTTCAGGCTACTTTCGGCATGGCTTAA
- a CDS encoding protein prp5 (transcript_id=CADANIAT00001356) yields MARHGDTRSPSPVGSTYSSSRRSRRDDDRYERKRDDGRSYRRSRSPERRYRERDRDRDSYRRRDHSVDRRDSHRDEDNYRRRDRSRDRRRSRDRDHDRDYRRRSRSRDRDYRSRRDDSRDRVRRRTDDSADLKRKSRRDDSRDRTRGAEPKSREASTPAIPTRTGPTDDEKRAERLAKLEAWKQKQAAEKERKQKEAEASGGPRNILEEIDRKSGLSPAVSSPQSPATQGVDAAPAAYAGKFDPKAIAKNAAQTPAAPSVLGNDVAVPSSAKTSNAQTARVQASKASGNAPSPAVLKAKGNVGSFGLGTKQVADNEKSIATKTLGFGEEESTRRKLERLPTPPLDDADASKTAETNADDDDDVDMQDGETEEDAAAAARVAAERREERLQNESLTKTTNGNTTAKAEEADKMEVDAQEEELDPLDAFMSELAESAPPKKKAGAKFSKAQEPEAIFGDEHDVSMTAVGEGDAEDFLAIASKAKKKKDIPTVDHNKVEYEPFRRKFYTEPSDLAQMSEEEAANLRLELDGIKVRGLDVPKPVQKWSQCGLGIQTLDVIDKLGFASLTSIQAQAIPAIMSGRDVIGVAKTGSGKTMAFLIPMFRHIKDQRPLENMEGPIGLIMTPTRELATQIHKDCKPFLKALNLRAVCAYGGAPIKDQIAELKRGAEIIVCTPGRMIDLLAANAGRVTNLRRVTYVVLDEADRMFDMGFEPQVMKILSNVRPDRQTVLFSATFPRNMEALARKTLTKPIEIVVGGRSVVAPEITQIVEVCNEEKKFVRLLELLGNLYSTDENEDARSLIFVDRQEAADTLLRELMRKGYPCMSIHGGKDQIDRDSTIEDFKAGIFPVLIATSVAARGLDVKQLKLVVNYDAPNHLEDYVHRAGRTGRAGNTGTAVTFLTEDQERYSVDIAKALKQSGQEVPEAVQKLVDSFLEKVKAGKEKASNSGFGGKGLERLDQERDAARMRERRTYKTGEEGEDEEEKDEKKNEQAEEQFNKVLSAVQSTSAQLPGVPKGIDLDGKITVHKREVDPNAPNNPLDKVGSAVADIHARLSRAGVMRSGVPIDNRGPDAGAFHATLEINDFPQKARWAVTNRTNVAKILEATGTSITTKGSFYPAGKEPGPGENPKLYILVEGETELSVTNAMRELMRLLKEGTIAAVDSESRAPASGRYSVV; encoded by the exons ATGGCTCGCCATGGGGATACTCGCTCACCATCGCCTGTAGGCAGCACATATTCATCATCACGACGCAGTCGCAGAGATGATGACCGCTATGAGCGGAAGCGAGACGATGGCCGGAGTTACCGCAGGTCTCGTAGTCCTGAG CGGCGATATCGTGAACGAGACCGTGACCGCGATTCATACCGAAGACGTGACCACTCTGTAGACAGACGCGACAGTCACCGCGACGAAGACAACTATAGACGACGAGACCGCTCCCGAGATCGCCGCCGCTCAAGAGATAGAGATCACGACCGCGACTATCGCCGAAGGAGCCGCAGCCGTGATAGAGATTACCGGAGCAGGCGAGATGACTCCCGCGATAGGGTCCGAAGACGGACAGACGATTCTGCTGACTTGAAGCGCAAGTCTAGACGGGACGATAGCCGAGATCGGACCAGGGGCGCAGAGCCAAAGTCTCGCGAG GCCTCGACACCTGCGATCCCCACTCGCACTGGGCCTACGGATGACGAAAAAAGAGCTGAGCGACTGGCGAAGCTCGAAGcatggaagcagaagcaagctgctgagaaagaacgaaagcagaaagaagctgaagcttctGGGGGACCAAGAAATATCTTGGAAGAGATTGATAGAAAGTCTGGATTATCCCCAGCCGTTAGTTCACCCCAGTCTCCTGCCACGCAAGGCGTTGATGCCGCCCCAGCTGCATATGCTGGAAAATTCGATCCGAAGGCCATCGCAAAGAATGCTGCTCAGACCCCGGCTGCTCCTTCAGTCCTGGGGAATGATGTGGCTGTTCCGTCCTCTGCCAAAACTTCGAATGCCCAGACAGCCAGGGtgcaagccagcaaagcTTCAGGCAACGCCCCCTCTCCAG CCGTCTTGAAAGCAAAAGGCAATGTAGGAAGCTTCGGACTTGGCACCAAGCAAGTAGCGGATAATGAGAAGTCCATCGCCACTAAGACGCTAGGATTCGGTGAAGAGGAATCAACTCGAAGAAAGCTCGAACGCCTGCCAACACCGCCGCTAGATGATGCGGACGCCAGTAAAACAGCAGAAACGAATGcggatgatgacgacgatgttGATATGCAAGATGGGGAGaccgaagaggatgctgccgctgctgctcgtgtAGCCGCTGAACGGCGAGAAGAACGTCTACAGAACGAATCTCTTACTAAGACAACCAACGGCAACACGACggcgaaagcagaagaagctgataaGATGGAAGTCGACGctcaggaggaagagcttgatccaTTGGACGCATTCATGTCTGAACTTGCCGAGTCTGCTCCGCCGAAAAAGAAAGCTGGTGCCAAGTTCTCCAAGGCACAAGAACCTGAAGCTATCTTTGGCGATGAGCATGATGTGAGCATGACTGCTGTCGGTGAAGGTGATGCGGAAGACTTCCTTGCCATTGCCAGTAAGGctaagaaaaagaaagacatTCCGACTGTTGACCACAATAAGGTGGAGTATGAACCGTTCCGACGGAAGTTCTATACCGAACCCTCCGACTTGGCTCAGAtgtctgaagaagaagcggctAATCTGCGGCTTGAACTTGATGGCATCAAAGTCCGTGGGTTGGATGTTCCTAAACCTGTACAGAAATGGTCTCAGTGCGGCCTAGGGATACAGACGCTGGACGTCATTGACAAGCTTGGCTTTGCCAGTTTAACTTCTATTCAAGCCCAAGCGATCCCAGCCATTATGTCCGGTCGTGATGTGATTGGTGTGGCCAAGACAGGATCCGGGAAAACAATGGCGTTCTTGATACCCATGTTTCGGCATATCAAAGACCAGCGGCCGCTGGAAAATATGGAAGGCCCGATAGGTTTAATTATGACGCCTACCCGAGAGTTGGCGACACAGATTCATAAGGACTGCAAACCATTCTTGAAAGCTTTGAATCTACGAGCTGTTTGTGCTTACGGAGGTGCTCCCATCAAGGATCAAATCGCCGAATTGAAACGCGGAGCGGAAATCATTGTATGCACACCGGGACGGATGATTGATCTTTTGGCAGCGAACGCTGGGCGAGTTACGAACCTGCGCCGGGTCACTTACGTTGTTTTGGATGAGGCTGACCGTATGTTCGACATGGGATTTGAGCCTCAGGTCATGAAAATTCTGAGCAATGTGCGTCCAGACCGACAGACTGTGCTGTTCTCCGCTACCTTCCCGCGAAACATGGAAGCGTTGGCTCGCAAGACTCTAACCAAGCCCATCGAAATCGTCGTGGGCGGTAGGAGTGTCGTTGCGCCTGAGATTACGCAGATTGTCGAAGTTTGTaacgaagagaagaaattCGTCCGCCTACTAGAATTACTAGGTAACCTGTATTCTACGGACGAGAATGAAGACGCGCGGTCGTTGATTTTCGTCGATCGCCAGGAAGCGGCCGACACTCTTCTCCGAGAGTTGATGCGTAAAGGTTACCCTTGCATGTCTATTCACGGCGGGAAGGACCAAATTGACCGTGATTCTACCATCGAAGATTTCAAGGCTGGCATCTTTCCCGTGCTGATTGCGACCTCTGTAGCTGCACGTGGCTTGGATGTCAAACAGCTGAAGCTTGTCGTCAACTACGATGCGCCGAACCATTTGGAGGATTATGTTCACCGTGCTGGACGTACTGGTCGTGCAGGGAACACGGGAACCGCAGTCACTTTCCTTACGGAGGACCAGGAACGGTATTCGGTCGATATTGCTAAAGCGCTCAAGCAAAGTGGACAAGAAGTCCCAGAAGCCGTACAAAAACTTGTTGACtcgttcttggagaaagTAAAAGCCGGTAAAGAGAAGGCCAGCAACTCTGGCTTCGGTGGAAAGGGTCTGGAGCGATTGGATCAAGAACGTGATGCGGCTCGGATGCGCGAGCGTCGCACATACAAAACCGgagaagagggcgaagatgaggaagagaaggatgaaaagaagaacgaACAGGCCGAAGAGCAATTCAACAAGGTTCTCTCGGCTGTCCAGTCTACCTCTGCGCAGCTACCCGGCGTTCCAAAAGGCATCGATCTGGATGGCAAGATCACAGTTCACAAGAGAGAAGTTGATCCGAATGCTCCTAACAATCCTCTTGATAAGGTTGGCTCGGCTGTTGCAGATATCCACGCACGGCTCAGCCGTGCTGGAGTCATGCGATCAGGCGTGCCTATTGACAATCGCGGTCCTGATGCCGGTGCGTTCCATGCGACACTGGAGATCAACGACTTTCCTC AGAAAGCTCGATGGGCGGTCACAAACCGCACGAACGTGGCCAAGATCCTCGAAGCTACCGGCACGTCTATTACGACAAAGGGCAGTTTCTATCCCGCCGGTAAAGAGCCCGGTCCGGGAGAGAACCCAAAGCTGTACATTTTGGTGGAAGGTGAAACCGAGCTGTCTGTGACGAATGCGATGCGGGAGTTGATGCGCTTGTTGAAGGAGGGCACGATTGCCGCGGTGGACAGCGAGTCTCGGGCTCCGGCATCAGGCCGATACAGTGTGGTATAG
- a CDS encoding uncharacterized protein (transcript_id=CADANIAT00001361): protein MPGVLTETLAVNDGPLTSENAALLRPSDPSLPIEELRARYEADGYLFLKGLLPRDDVLETRRQYFSYLSPTGVLKEGTDPVEGIFNPTKNPEHYPGIGAGAVGGNGRPGGADADEFVDRAVEAHYKDWYVEKLCHHPVLYDFVARFSGWGKNTLTFQRTLLRNNTPGTKPIGVHYDQIFLRHGEPTSVTAWVPIGDVKLNGGGLIYLEDGDPVGLMIEEEFTTKAINAGLTQEEARSAFNSNMMATGLLSEFPVEFAKQHNRRWLVSAYEAGDVVLHKPHAIHASTINKDPEGVIRLATDLRFCDSSKPYDKRWMNPYRFGDGV from the exons ATGCCAGGTGTCCTAACGGAAACCCTCGCCGTCAACGACGGCCCTCTTACCTCCGAAAACGCTGCCCTCCTTCGCCCCTCAGACCCCAGTCTCCCcattgaagagcttcgaGCACGCTACGAAGCAGATGGATATCTTTTCCTCAAGGGTCTGCTCCCCCGTGACGACGTCCTCGAGACTCGCCGCCAGTACTTCTCCTACTTATCCCCAACCGGCGTCCTCAAGGAAGGCACCGACCCTGTGGAAGGTATCTTCAACCCAACCAAGAACCCCGAGCACTACCCAGGGATCGGCGCAGGTGCTGTTGGCGGGAACGGGCGGCCGGGAGGGGCGGACGCTGATGAGTTCGTGGACAGGGCTGTAGAGGCGCACTACAAGGACTGGTATGTTGAGAAGCTGTGTCATCATCCGGTGCTGTATGACTTTGTGGCGAGGTTCAGTGGGTGGGGAAAGAATACGTTGACGTTCCAGCGCACACTCTTGAGGAATAACACGCCTGGGACAAAGCCCATTGGTGTCCATTATGATCAGATTTTTTTGAGGCATGGGGAACCTACGAGCGTGACAGCTTGGGTGCCCATTGGGGACGTGAAGTTGAATGGCGGTGGACTGATCTATCTCGAAGACG GTGACCCCGTCGGTCTCATGATCGAAGAAGAGTTCACAACAAAAGCCATAAATGCCGGCTTGACACAGGAGGAAGCCCGCTCGGCATTCAATTCGAATATGATGGCGACGGGCTTGCTATCCGAATTCCCAGTTGAGTTCGCAAAGCAGCATAACCGGCGCTGGCTGGTCTCTGCCTATGAAGCCGGAGATGTTGTCTTGCACAAGCCTCATGCA ATCCATGCATCGACCATCAATAAAGACCCCGAGGGTGTTATCCGCTTAGCTACGGATCTGCGCTTCTGTGACTCATCGAAGCCTTATGATAAG AGATGGATGAATCCGTATCGGTTTGGGGACGGTGTCTAA